In one window of Pirellulales bacterium DNA:
- a CDS encoding alkaline phosphatase family protein — protein MRLLQRLFGRVREATGTDPIKHVVVLMFENHSFDQMLGCFKSVYPDLDGVDPRQPYSNQDSAGRKYFQRQSNDTVVNPDPKHELEHILNQLRGGNAGFVSEYEKEYPATTADERQRIMDYFGKGDLPALHELAECFTICDHWYSSVPGPTWTNRFFVHSGTSKGLVTMPDGFAPARYYLSYNQDTIYDRLNERRISWRIYHGDVPQSLVLRHQQQPHNARHYFFLDRFFRDATGHERSFPQYTFIEPNYFHLPFEQQPQNDDHPPHSTVAAQELLAKVYNAIRSNAELWNSTLLIVVYDENGGFYDHIEPPAAVPPDEHHEEYTFDQLGVRVPALLVSPWVDRGVLPTEFDHTSLLKYMADKWGLRPLTQRDRRANSFAAAIRLSGPPRTDTPLSLSVPSPKLAMAAAPMTAEQPEPAMNENQKALLRFTEDIEPKPVAAAAAAAPGGFAAAVAAPTHGQLAKWRVEAFLRQQTATAEASTAVSP, from the coding sequence ATGCGACTGTTGCAGCGACTCTTCGGTCGAGTGCGGGAAGCGACCGGGACCGACCCCATCAAGCACGTCGTCGTGCTGATGTTCGAGAACCATTCGTTCGACCAGATGTTGGGCTGCTTCAAGTCGGTTTATCCCGACCTGGACGGCGTCGATCCGCGGCAGCCATACAGTAATCAGGATTCGGCGGGTCGAAAATACTTCCAGCGGCAATCGAACGATACCGTCGTCAATCCCGATCCGAAGCACGAACTGGAGCACATCCTGAATCAGCTTCGAGGTGGCAATGCGGGATTCGTATCGGAATACGAAAAAGAGTATCCAGCCACCACGGCCGATGAACGCCAGCGAATCATGGATTATTTTGGCAAAGGCGACTTACCGGCGTTGCACGAATTGGCCGAATGCTTCACCATCTGCGACCATTGGTACTCGTCAGTACCCGGCCCGACATGGACCAACCGCTTCTTCGTGCATTCGGGCACATCCAAAGGTCTGGTCACGATGCCAGACGGCTTTGCGCCGGCCAGGTATTACCTGAGCTACAACCAGGATACGATCTACGACCGGCTCAACGAACGTCGTATTTCATGGCGCATTTATCATGGCGATGTGCCGCAGTCGCTGGTTCTTCGCCATCAGCAGCAGCCACACAACGCCCGCCACTACTTCTTTCTGGATCGCTTTTTCCGCGACGCCACGGGCCACGAACGCAGCTTTCCGCAATACACGTTCATCGAGCCGAATTACTTCCACCTGCCGTTCGAGCAGCAGCCGCAAAACGACGACCATCCGCCGCACTCGACAGTGGCAGCCCAAGAGCTACTAGCGAAGGTCTACAACGCCATCCGGAGCAACGCCGAACTCTGGAACTCGACGCTGCTGATCGTCGTCTATGACGAAAACGGTGGCTTTTACGATCACATCGAGCCGCCGGCTGCAGTTCCGCCTGACGAGCATCATGAGGAATACACCTTCGATCAGCTCGGTGTGCGCGTGCCGGCATTACTGGTGTCGCCGTGGGTTGATCGCGGAGTGCTGCCGACCGAGTTCGACCACACGAGCTTGCTCAAATACATGGCCGACAAATGGGGCCTTCGACCCTTGACCCAGAGGGACCGCAGAGCGAACAGCTTCGCCGCGGCGATCCGGCTTTCAGGTCCGCCTCGCACAGACACGCCTTTATCGCTCAGCGTGCCATCCCCGAAGCTGGCGATGGCCGCAGCACCGATGACCGCAGAACAGCCGGAACCCGCAATGAACGAGAATCAAAAGGCGCTTCTGCGGTTCACGGAGGATATCGAGCCAAAACCGGTTGCTGCGGCCGCCGCGGCGGCTCCCGGCGGATTTGCCGCGGCGGTCGCCGCTCCAACTCACGGCCAATTGGCCAAATGGCGGGTCGAAGCGTTTTTGCGACAGCAAACGGCTACCGCTGAAGCGTCCACAGCCGTTTCGCCTTAA
- a CDS encoding type I restriction endonuclease yields MNKTISEQALETAIVADLVTAHYVQRPPAAFDKALCLDPGPLVDFVEATQPKEWKKFVEQHREAARDQLLKRVADAITADGTVTVLREGVKATGCKFRLAFWKPETSLNPDTDALYQANQFTVMRQARYSEKSDHSLDLVLFLNGLPLFTAELKNPLNDQDVTDAIVQYRRDRDQREPLFALGRCLAHFAVDPLLVYVTTQLKGDDTAFLPFNRGDGEGKYRGAGNPPPKLGSGFSTDYLWREVWARDSVLDLMQYFVQDVRERDEQGKLKRSIVFPRYHQLESVRELVAHAREHGAGQNYLVQHSAGSGKSNSIAWLAHRLVSLHDHHDKRVFDSVIVVTDRVALDRQLSRTVTSFEQTAGLVEHIDEGGKHLKQALEAGKQIIVTTLQKFPVVLEEMRKFGQETLPWRADGLRFALILDEAHSSQGGDAAKEMKSALRVGSDDEEGQSAADLARKDQQARGRMQHVSTFAFTATPKHETLEIFGVPNPGGSPAFMPFSLYSMRQAIEEGFILDVLKNFISYRTYWTLLKKVKEDPKYDRQKASKMLTRFVSENPKTIREKVHVIAEHLAHKILDQIDHRARAMLVTSSRQQAVSYKLEIDRYLDEKGYSWKAVIAFSGTVKDEETGKEYTEAGMNGFSEAQTAAKFATDPYRLLIVANKFQTGFDQPLLHTMYVDKRLAGEVNAVQTLSRLNRTLPPYKTDTCVLDFADNAELVKEAFGRYFGQTSLAEATDPNDLHKVESALKKYNFLFAADVESFAAAFYKPRAVMEKVYAALKPVVERVEAGQEDDRREFRGQLHRYADLYSFLGQVIPFADPELEQLYQFCRCLLRVLPVPREEQPRELKKFVDMSTVRLVQAARESLSPALGKGVLEHEKAGLTGGKPDEVLEPLSEILKLLNDRFGTSFAEDDKQFLETLEEKLDADVGMASSFAVNTRENARLTFDHKVRDHVQDMIDVNFRFFKQINDKPEFAAFLNDLLFDRYAQRKERTADEGAT; encoded by the coding sequence ATGAATAAAACCATCTCCGAACAGGCCCTCGAAACGGCCATCGTCGCCGACCTGGTCACGGCGCACTACGTCCAGCGGCCGCCGGCGGCGTTCGACAAGGCACTCTGCCTCGACCCCGGGCCGCTCGTCGACTTCGTCGAGGCCACGCAGCCCAAAGAATGGAAAAAATTCGTCGAGCAGCACCGCGAAGCGGCACGCGATCAGTTGCTCAAGCGCGTCGCCGACGCAATCACCGCCGACGGCACGGTTACGGTTTTACGCGAGGGAGTGAAGGCCACCGGCTGCAAATTCCGGCTGGCGTTCTGGAAGCCCGAAACCTCGCTGAATCCCGACACCGACGCGCTCTATCAGGCGAACCAGTTCACCGTCATGCGTCAGGCGCGGTACAGCGAAAAGAGCGACCACAGCCTCGACCTGGTGCTTTTTCTGAACGGCTTGCCGCTCTTCACGGCCGAGCTCAAAAACCCACTCAACGACCAGGACGTGACCGACGCCATCGTCCAGTACCGCCGCGACCGCGACCAGCGCGAGCCGCTGTTCGCGCTCGGCCGCTGCCTGGCCCATTTCGCCGTCGATCCGCTGCTGGTGTATGTGACCACGCAGTTAAAGGGCGACGACACCGCCTTTTTGCCCTTCAACCGCGGCGACGGCGAAGGAAAATACCGCGGCGCCGGCAATCCGCCGCCCAAGCTCGGCAGCGGCTTCAGCACCGATTATCTGTGGCGCGAGGTCTGGGCGCGCGACAGCGTGCTCGACCTGATGCAGTACTTCGTGCAGGACGTCCGCGAGCGCGACGAGCAAGGCAAGCTCAAACGCTCGATCGTCTTCCCGCGCTATCACCAGTTGGAATCGGTGCGCGAGTTGGTGGCGCATGCCCGCGAGCACGGAGCCGGGCAGAACTACCTCGTTCAGCATAGCGCCGGCAGCGGCAAGTCGAACTCGATCGCCTGGCTCGCGCATCGCCTGGTGTCGCTGCACGACCACCACGATAAGCGCGTGTTCGACTCGGTGATCGTGGTCACCGACCGCGTCGCGCTCGACCGCCAGTTGAGCCGCACCGTGACTTCCTTCGAGCAAACGGCCGGGCTGGTCGAGCACATCGACGAAGGCGGCAAGCATCTCAAGCAGGCGCTGGAGGCCGGCAAGCAGATCATTGTCACCACGCTGCAAAAATTCCCCGTCGTGCTGGAGGAGATGCGCAAGTTTGGCCAGGAAACGCTGCCCTGGAGAGCCGATGGGCTGCGGTTCGCCCTGATACTCGACGAGGCCCATTCGTCGCAAGGGGGCGATGCTGCCAAAGAGATGAAATCGGCGCTGCGCGTCGGCTCCGACGACGAAGAGGGCCAAAGCGCGGCCGACCTGGCGCGGAAAGACCAGCAGGCCCGCGGACGCATGCAGCACGTCAGCACCTTCGCCTTCACCGCCACGCCCAAGCACGAGACGCTGGAAATCTTCGGCGTGCCGAATCCCGGCGGCAGCCCGGCCTTTATGCCCTTCAGCCTCTACAGCATGCGGCAGGCGATCGAAGAGGGCTTTATTCTCGACGTGCTCAAGAACTTCATCTCTTATCGCACCTATTGGACGCTGCTCAAGAAGGTCAAGGAAGACCCCAAGTACGACCGGCAGAAGGCGAGCAAGATGCTCACGCGGTTCGTGTCGGAAAACCCCAAGACGATCCGCGAGAAGGTGCATGTGATCGCCGAGCACCTGGCCCACAAGATTTTAGACCAGATCGACCACCGCGCGCGGGCCATGCTCGTCACCAGCTCGCGGCAGCAGGCGGTTTCGTACAAGCTGGAGATTGACAGGTATCTGGACGAGAAAGGCTATAGTTGGAAGGCCGTGATCGCCTTTTCGGGCACGGTCAAAGACGAGGAGACCGGCAAGGAATACACCGAGGCCGGCATGAACGGTTTTTCCGAAGCCCAGACCGCGGCCAAGTTCGCCACCGATCCCTATCGGCTGCTGATTGTGGCCAACAAGTTCCAGACCGGCTTCGACCAGCCGCTGCTGCACACGATGTACGTCGACAAGCGGCTGGCCGGCGAGGTGAACGCGGTGCAGACGCTTTCGCGCCTGAACCGCACGCTGCCGCCCTACAAAACCGACACCTGCGTGCTCGACTTCGCCGACAACGCCGAACTGGTCAAAGAGGCGTTCGGCCGCTACTTCGGGCAAACCAGCCTGGCCGAGGCCACCGATCCCAACGACCTGCACAAAGTCGAGAGCGCGCTGAAGAAATACAACTTTCTCTTCGCGGCCGACGTGGAGAGTTTCGCGGCTGCGTTCTATAAGCCCCGGGCGGTGATGGAGAAGGTTTACGCGGCGCTCAAACCGGTGGTGGAGCGCGTGGAGGCCGGCCAGGAGGACGATCGCCGCGAGTTCCGCGGGCAGTTGCACCGCTACGCCGACCTCTATTCGTTCCTCGGGCAGGTGATCCCCTTTGCCGACCCCGAACTGGAGCAGCTCTACCAGTTTTGCCGTTGTCTGTTGCGCGTGCTGCCGGTGCCGCGCGAGGAGCAGCCGCGCGAGTTGAAGAAGTTTGTCGACATGAGCACGGTGCGTCTGGTTCAGGCTGCCCGTGAGTCGCTCTCACCGGCCTTGGGCAAGGGCGTGCTGGAGCACGAGAAGGCCGGCCTGACCGGCGGCAAGCCCGACGAGGTGCTGGAGCCGCTGTCTGAAATCCTCAAGCTGCTCAACGACCGCTTCGGGACGAGCTTCGCGGAGGACGACAAGCAGTTCTTGGAGACGCTGGAGGAGAAGCTCGACGCCGACGTGGGGATGGCGTCCAGCTTCGCGGTGAACACGCGCGAGAACGCGCGCCTGACGTTCGACCACAAGGTTCGCGACCACGTGCAGGACATGATCGACGTGAACTTCCGGTTTTTCAAGCAGATCAACGACAAGCCCGAATTCGCCGCGTTTTTGAACGATCTGCTGTTTGATCGGTACGCCCAGCGGAAGGAACGGACGGCGGATGAGGGCGCGACGTAA